The segment CCCTCTGCCAGAACATGCGACAACATTCCTTTCTGTTTAAAGACATGCTAAAATGTTTCCCCTTTGCTATATTCAGGTACATCCAAAGCACTTGTGCAACTTCTGGAGAGGGACTCTATGAGGGTCTTGATTGGCTTTCTAACAACATCGCCAATAAGGTACTGATTAAAGTTCCTGTCACAAATTTTCTACGTACACGATTAAATCTCCTCTTTATTCCTAACATCCTCCATTTACAGGCCTAAGTCGAAATAGAGTTGTTGCGGATTCATCCTGGATGCAGGCGGGTTTTTATCTAGTTCCATTTACTTTTATTTCGTCTTTTTTCTTTCAGACATTCTCTGAATCTGTGTGGTTATGGCATTTGCTTCTTAGGAGGTCACTTTTGAAACGTTTTTGTAATACAATGGTTGAATGTATGTAATTTGCTGATTAAACTTTATTAACTTGTAACAAATACTAGCTCTTTTCTGGTTATTTTGCAGTCAATTTAAAATGCATATCAAATACCATAATATAAAAACTACTGTggtattaaaaatttcatttcaactcATTGCCAGACTCTTCTTTGTGAACTGAGTAAGAACAGGGTATATGTTGTCAAATGCAGCATATAGGTCATCTCTAACCTTGGCTCCAGTGATAACAATTTTCCCAGAAGCAAAAACCAGCAGCACAATTTTCGGTTTCTTCATACGATACACCAAACCAGGAAATATTTCTGGTTCATAACTTGAGAAACTACTGTGAGCCATGGCAAGTCCTTCAAGTCGAATAGGAAATCTAACATCACAACTAGCAACAATATTCTGGATTTTGAAATCCTTAAACTTAAACTCCAGGATAACCTAGCTTTTGTACAATTCTAGCGTATTCTCGCGCTGCTAACTTCGAATCGTTCCTGTACAAACAATTTTCCCAGTAGCAAAGATCAATGCTGTGGTTTTTGGTTCTCTAATTCTCATGATCTCTGCAGGTAAACGTCTCGGATTGTACTCTGCGTTCCGAGCTTTAAGTGCAATGGCTTTGAGGTCTAACTTACCGCAGTTTAGAGACAACGAACTAAAGACTAAAGTCAACTAATGCTTAAGACATCCAAGTTCGACATTCTGGAGAGTAGGGATTATTGCAGAAGAATGATCCGCCATTGTTGTTCTTCTTCAATTGCAGAAGAAAGAGAAACAGAGTAAAgcggtaataaataaaaactgaATGAAATCGACAATAACCAAATTGATGGTTATTTTTTTTcgtttggtttggtttggttttagaaattcaaaaaatcGACTAAATTGATTTGGTTTTGGATTTAACCAATAACTAATCCAAACCAAACCACGAATACCCCTAAGTGGAACCCTTTTGTATTCgatattcatgttaatgtccGATTAAATTCGTATATACATATCTTTCGGGTTTTATATTTCTGGAGATGGTATTTCACCACTCTCGTAGACTCAAAATCAGGACTTTTGATATTGAGCTTATAAATGACTTGTCTAAAAATAACTAGTTCCACCTAAGCGGGCCACTCAAAAAGTTAAAATCCTAATTACCTTTATCGGACCTctcaaaaagtttaaaaattccAATTCCGCCTCGAGGGGGCTACTCAAAAAGTCGAAATCTTAGTTCCGCCTCAAACGGGCCCacaagaggagaaaaaaggaATGGTGGAATTACCATCTATCCACATTCAACGCGTGGCTCACGTGCTTCAAGAACACTATTATTAAACGTAAAATGAACTTCTTCATATAACAAACTCAAAAAACGGAACGCCACTCAAATTAACAATCGAAATGCACAAATTCTCAGCAATTTCTCAACTTGTTAAGCTTTGGATTTGAAGTATTTTTAAGGTAAATCTGTTCTTCCTATCccttttgttgatattttgagCTCCTAATTACCTGTTTTGTTGCTTGTAATTTGTACTCAAAATTAGCGATCTGAATTCATAGTCCAGGTGATTTGTTGCTGGATGTTTGATTTactatctaaatttttttagtttcagcTCAAGCTATTAGTGGATccaattttttctcatttttattttgaatttttgtggtTACTGTAGttcattttgatgaaatttcatgTATTGATCTGAATTCAAATAGGTTTAACGGTGTTTCTGTGCTGTTGGAATAGCGTGTTTGGCCAAACTTTTAGAAAGCTGAGAAGTGTAGTTATTTTGGAGAATTGATGTGTTTAATCAAactttttgaagaagaaaaagtgttTTTAAGTAGTAGCGGAAACTGATTTTTTAGGAATTTTTCTTAAGAAAGTTGAGGTGTTTGGCCAAACTTCTAGGAAGCcaatttgtttttataaatattaggtAAAAATTGCTTATTTTAGAGAATTCAAGTAAGTAGTAGAAACTGCTctttagagaaaaaaatgtgtttgGCCAATGGATTTGGCcaaattttagagaaaaaagAAGTGTTTTTAAGTAGCAGAACTGCTTTCCAAGAGTTTTGTTTTTTGAAGTAAGTTGAGGTGTTTGGGCCAAACTTCTGGTAAGCCAAAAAGTGTTTCTGAGTAGCAACATAAGCTGTTTTTTTCAAGAGTTTGCTTTAGAAATTTGAGTTGTTTGGCCAAAGTTTTAGTTTGCTCGCGGCGTTATTTGACAGAGACCAGAAAGTTGGCTCTCTTTACTTTAAGAGCATGTTGATTCCAAAAGATTTTGTTTTTCCAACTTCAAAATCGAAAGAAGGAATCCGTGAAAGACTGCATCTCgtgttgatatggtgaattTGTCTCAAGATTGAGTACGTTATAACCTGCTTTCTTCTTTTAGGAATTGTATGGTTTGATATTGATTCAATATGGAATACAACAGTATTCATATAGCCGACCCCAACTTGTTTGGGTCTGAGGGGGTTATTGTATGGAATACAAATTTTATCCGTTTGCTCTGTTTTAGAAAGTGTTGATTCCAAAAGCTTTGGGTTTTCCAACTCCAAAATGGAAATAAGGAATCTGTGAAAGAATGCATCTCTTTGATATGGTAAATCTGTCTCAAGATTGAGTACGTTATAACCTGCTTTCTTCTTTTAGGAATTGTATGGTTTGATATTGATTTCAATATGGAATACAACTTTAATGGAAAAAACAGGATTCATATAGCCGACCCCAACTTGTTTGGTACTGAGGGTGTTATTGTATGGAATACCGCTTCCTCTGTTTTAGAAAGTGTTGATTCCAATGTTTGAGTTTTTCCAACTCCAGAATGGAACTCAGAAGTTTGTGGAAGAATGTTTCTTGTGTCAATGTGGTGCATCTGTCGAGATTGAGTACAATATAAACGTGTTTCCTTCTTTTGGAAATTTCGTGGtttgatatttatttcaatCCCATAAGCATTCTGTTGCATATGATGATACACAAATGTTGGATAAACTAATATTGCAATTATGTAGGTTCTGATTAGTTCAATGAAGACGGAGGGTCAGGGAATAGAAATACTGGAGAACACGAGCAATGTACATAATAGATTGCCTCGTCCAATGATCCAGTCTATTTTCTCAGGATTCCAGGAAAAGGTCCAAGAGTGTGTTAAGGTTTGTTCCTCCCTCTTCAATATGTTTTTTGACGTATATATGatctatatatattctttttctccaaattttctTCGTTGCTGCAgtcaaatttcaaaagattgAAAATCGCTCATGATAAATCAATCACGAGAGGTAATAACAAAGGAGCAACTTTAGTCATAGATGTGGATAAAGAGAAGCAATTACAATCTTGGAAAGAGAACCCGAGTTGGGTTGATCCCCCGCCATATGTAAAGGTAATACAGTTGTGAAATTATTTGTAGGATGTAAACTTCCTATCGCCAAACTTTACAGTAAATGGACTGCTGAAGCTATTTCCTCGTAGCACTTAATCGGGATATAACCTCCTAGTTCCCTGTGCTATATCTAAAAAGGATGATTTCAACGTTATGTTGCTCTTGTGCATGTTGCTCTTGTGCACGAGCCTTGTTAATCTTCTCTTGATAACTCCAACATTTTCAGATATTCCGGAGGGTACTTATTCAGTTTTAGTAGTGAAATTATTTGTAGGATGTAAATTTCCTATTGCCAAACTTTACAGTCAATGGACTGCTGAAGCTATTCTCTCATAGCACTTTATGGGGATATGACCTCCTATTTTCTACTGTTATATCTCGAACAGATGATTTCAACGTTATGTTGATTAGTGCATGTTGCTCTTGTGCACGAGCCTTGTTTATCTTCTCTTGATAAACTTTTTTCAGATATTCCGAAGGGTACTTGTTCAGTTTTACCAAACAAGGAAGTAAGGAGGATCATAACAGATCGATTTTTTCAaagttcatgttttttttttttttgaggagTCAGATGTGACCATCGCATGTGTTGTACTTAGTAGAGCTTAGTTATGTTGTTTGATTTTGTTATGAGACTATGACTTGTGAGCTTTAAATCCTTGCAGGTAAGTGTACCCAAAGGTTCTCTTTGTAACCTGAATGTGAAAGTTAATATTGGACTCCCCCCAGATACCGTGTTTGACATTGTAACCGACCCTGAAAATAGACGAGTCTTCAAGAATATCAAGGTAAGATATCTCATGACTATGTTAAAATACCTTGTCTCATCACAATCTTTTCAACAGAAGGTGTAAAATTTCTTTCTGTTTATACCTCATATGTTACGCCCTTTTTTTATTTGCCTTTTCACTTCTAAATATGATCTGAAGTTTCTGCATATAATTTCAGGAAGTATTATCGCGGAAGGTGTTGGTTGATGAAGGTTCAAGGCAAGTAGTGGAACTAGACCAAGCCGCTATATGGAAATTTCTTTGGTGGTCAGGAACAATATCTGTTCATGTATTAGTCGACCAAAACAGAGAAGACTACACGGTAATGACTAACCAGATCACTGATTTATTGCTGGTTTTTTACATGTTAGACTACACCAACACTGCCTGTTTCTTATGTTGCATCGTGAATTCGAAGAATAGTATTTGAACTTTGAGTAGTACAGTAAATTTCTGCATTAAGTTTTGATGCTGAAAATAATATTAGGTCTGTGAGCATCATATTTACCTATCTGTTGGACCAACCTGGCAGCTTGCATAAGTGACTACGTGAATTGGAACCATTTGTCTCATCTTGATATATAGTGAACTAGTGTTATCAAAGGCGCGCTTAAGTCCCGAAGCGATGCTCAAAACGTGTTGAGCGCTTCAACCTCACTTTTTCTGCGCTTCATTATTGTCATCATGGTTCTAAGGCAAACTTTTTTTTCCTTGCCAATGAGCCTCTTACGAAGAAATGacactaaacaattgatatttcacttaattaaaatttttaatcaatttctttggtcatatatttgccattcatatttataattatagtcttggactaaacatatacatttgtatttttttctccctttgTGCCTCTTTTCATATAAGTCCATATTTTATTTGCGCTTAAAGTCCCCACGAACCTTAGAGCTTTTTTGCATTTTtcgcctttgataacactgtAACGAACCTATATCCTTGTGCAGCACGAAATTGCTAACTCTTGTATACCAAGGCTTTCAAGGCTTACACCTTCCTATTATTAGACCTAAAAAAAGGCTTTCAGTAGCGCCTTTAGAAGCTAAGCCTTTTGAAACGCTAGTAGTTGTAGCTGTGGCTGTGACCACACCAATCCCGAGTCTACAAGTGATTTGTAAGTAGATTTGAGCCTTTGACTATAAATGCAAGCATAGTTACAGACTGAAAGAAGTGTTGTGGACCGATGCTTTTAGACGAAAGAACTTCTTTGTGCCTCTGAAGATTTGAGCTTCGCGTTTAAGTGCTTCTTTCAAGCAACATCACGGTTCACCATACTTCAGAGTGATCCCAGTTTTTTTACGCGTATATAGCTTCTGTAAACATCAAATGTACCTTATTGTAGCTCTCCTACATACTCTTGACTTGTTTTTTTACGTTGTGTTTAGATGAAGTTCAAGCAAGTGAAAACTGGATTCATGGAAAGATTTGAAGGTCGTTGGAAAGTGGAACCCCTTCTTGTTGACGAACATCTTTGTCATCCCTTCAAACCTAAGACGTTAGCGGATTACATTTCATATACTAAAGGAAAAGGAAGGATTGGTTCAACGGTTAGCTTGGAACAACTCATTCAACCAGCTATCGTACCTCCTCCTCCCATTTCATGGTATCTTAGAGGAATAACTGCAAAAACAACTGAGATGATTATAATAGACTTGGTTGCTGAAGCAGCTAGAATACGAGGATCTTCCAGTAACGATGGTTCCCGGGGTTTGAAGGTAAACGAAGAATCCTCCATTGAATCTCAAGTAAGCGATATTCGTGATATTAAAGAAAGGTGGGCCTTAAGAAGAAGAACATCAAGGCATCATCGAAGATCATCTTCGATTGCCAAGTAATTGTTGAGAGTACATTCCTTGTTGTATCATATGTACTCTCTATTAAAGTGTGAtatacttttcttttcaatctGTTCCAAAAAGAATATCGTATCAACACTTTAAACCGTCTCATTTTACACTAAACGAGATGGTTCATGGCTTGTTTTAGGCTACAAGTTTCAAGGATTTCTCTGATCAAGCATAACCACATAAACTCAGATGAAAAGAGAGTAACAATCTATACCTTAGTATCTATACTAGGTTCTGGCTCATCTGCCTATTCGAAAATGAATCTGAACCTATGTGATCATAAAGCAGTATCATCAGAAATTTGTAAAATTCACAACAATATACATTAACCATACGAGTCAATGGTTTATAAGTTACAACTCGACGGGGAATAAATAAACATTTGAAATGGCATGAATAAATAAGTTTTCACAGTTTTTGAGTAGCAATAGGTTTTACGGGGAACTGATATCTTACAAGCTGCTGAGAAACTATATAATCCAGAACCATGATACAACGGAACCAATTGCCAGACCCATCACCAAGAACAAAACGAGTAAGGTCCCAGCTATCTCTGCGTGTTGCAGTTGGACAGTTTTTGGACCCAAGATCATTAACAAACTAGTCAGGTAGCCGTTAGTCAATCCCAGTAAACAGGTTAGTATTGTGACAGGAAGCTCCGTCCTAAAGAATTCAGGCCCATGTAAGCAAACGTAGAATAGAGGCAAAAACAACAGCCTTGCGAAGCAGGCACCAATAGCAACCTTGGcatcatcaaaaaataatacaGGAGTCAGAGACTTCCCCACCAGATCAAACACATTGTAGCCAGTAATCAACAAGATCGGATACCAATCCTTCAGAAGTTGAGAATGCACGTCTTCTGTGATATATCCGGGAAATATAGACAAGGTGACCACATAAAGACTGACAATGCCAAAACCATACCATTTCACAGTCCCAAAAATGTCCAGAGTTGATCTCCATAATTCTGGAGTTAAGTCGCCCTTATCCTCTTTCTCCTCGTTCACTGCCTGAGTTTTAAGATCATTGTAGTACTTAATTATTGGAAGCCTATGTGCAATATTGTAAAAGACTATGCACAGAATCATCACAGCAatgctgaaaataaaataaaggtttGCACTCTTTCTCAGCCCATTAGCATCTTGTGGATATACAGCTTTGGTTAAAATTCTTAGCAACGAAACAAGTACACCTGCAACATAGAAGAAGAGTCTTAAGATGGTTATCCCAACTTTCTGATCTTAATGTGCTGATTGGAcaaaaaagaaagggagaatAAATGTTAAAAGCCAATAGATTTGGAGCAGTTATAATTAAAAAGTTCTTTTATAGATTCATCCTAATGACTTAAGGTTAATAGCACAGAAAATGACAATATGTCACAACTAGAAGTTTCTTGGGGTGTCAAGTACAAGACCAAAGCCCAGTGACATGTCTAGGGAAAGGCCAATGCACTGCCACACTAGGCTGCATGGAATGCCATACTCTTCTTTCTACTGTTATAATTAGGAATCTCGTTATTTAGATATCTCTCCATTATACTTATTTCCATTAATTCCTATAGTTACCACTTACCTTCTTCTCTATTAGCCTAAACTTCTATATCCTATTGTTTCCACTTACCTTTTTTCTCTATAGCCTAAACTTCTATACAAGGAGCTTCCTGTATATTGCCTATAACCAAATTGCAATAGAatatttttgcttattttctctatttcacatggtatcagcaTCTCTTGTTAAAAACCTAGTAGTTTAGTGGTGGGAAGCCTTATGCCGCATgcacttcaaatatttctttttttgccCTCATAATTTTACCAGGCTGGCATCTTTCTTTTGATCGTTCAAGTGTGAACACTCTTCTTTCCTGATGACCGTTCGACACCATCGTCCACTATTCCAGCTACTATTTCAACCTGTCTTTGACATCACAGCTCATCTTTCTCAAGAGATTTATCTGATAGTCTGTGTCAATTGACCTATCAAATTGGTGCTCCAAACAAACCTGTCAATTCAGCAGTATATACATGTTTGCTAATCAAGTTAACGGTTTGTATGTCAAGTCATTTTTCTGTCGTCATGTAGCAACACTATCCATTCAGTACTATATCAATGTCCAATGATCTATCACTATCCAGTTTGCTCTACATCATCATCCAACAACACATCACCATCAAATCACTGCCATCTCACTATCTTGACAGTTTGTCACACACCACCCCAATCAACTGTTGTATCATTGTCCCATCATCACATTAACTGCCATGTCATCAACAGTAACTTCTTTTGGCTTACTTGATTTGATTACCAGTTTATTGATTTGTAAAATCATATTGCTTCAGTAGCTTGATTGTGATAAGGAGCACATTGAAAGTCAAGAGAATTAGTGCAGTTATGCGTTAGAATGCTCGAGATTCATCATATGTGCTTATATTAATACTATAGATTATTCCTATTTTGTTATAATGTAAGTAACTTCTATTTAATGACTTTTCAGTAATCCAAAAACCTACCTTATTTCTAGTAATCCAAACCTCCTTAATCTAGAGTACTTAAGCACCTACATAAGGAAAATCTTGCATGTTCTTCATAGCCAATAGTAAAATGTTCTCTCTTTTAATACTAAAAATTTGATATTGGAACTCAAAAGACATTACATGCAATATCATCCCATGTGACATCGCTACAGGAAGGAGCACAGAGGTGCCCaacaagaaataatattttcagaATAATAGTTAGCATTATGTTTTGTTCCATTACATACTATCTTCCATCATGAAGAGCAGcaatatattcaaaaactaaataGTTAAAGCAACTTTTCCTTTATAAAGTCGTGAAAAGAATTCAATCTATATCAACCACATTGACGAACAAATGGAATCAGATCATTGAGACAGACTACATAATGCCTTGATAGAACACTTCATAAGCTACATTACAGATTTAACTAAATCTCAATCTATGGTAATGATAATATGGGACGATGAGATTTCATTCAATTGAATTATCCTATTCCATTAGTAAATGAGTGAATAGAGATTATCCGCAAGACAAGGTAACAGGATGGACAATTAGAAATACAAGTTGCGACAGTTAAAGCAGATAGAAACATTCCAGGAGAAGAAGATGTTGAAGTTCCCCAAATTCTAAACAGATGAGGAAACAAAGTTAATTAGCAAAACCAGTGAAGCCACCGCATTGACTCATACGCAGATACTTCCCCTGAACAGCTGTTTGAATATCTAGTGCAgctctaaatttttttttttgaaaatggtaaTATCTACTGCAGTTCTTATATGAAcaaacaacatacccagtgtaatcccacaagtttGGTATGAGGAGTGTAGGGTATACATAAACCTTAATCCAAAGATTGCTACCAATAGACCCTCGTCTCAAATGATAAATATACAGAACATGTTGCAAGAAAAATATGACAGCAAAATAGCAAGACACAAAGCAAATGAAGCAACCTAGAGTAATAAACGTTCTAGATGAAATTGAGTTGCATCAACTATAACTTTAATATCAACTAAGCCTTCataccaaaacatgaaatt is part of the Solanum lycopersicum chromosome 1, SLM_r2.1 genome and harbors:
- the LOC101249478 gene encoding equilibrative nucleotide transporter 1, which gives rise to MGATTVNGGDSESTSLLTPSNPKIPKDSFHIAYIIYFTLGAGYLLPWNAFITAVDYFSYLYPDVMVDRIFAIVYMIVGLIGLLFIVAFSNKTSAFVRINVGMFLFVVALVTVPLMDVFYVDGRVGVYAGFGVTVGLVGICGIADALVQGGVVGAAGELPERYMQATFAGTAASGVLVSLLRILTKAVYPQDANGLRKSANLYFIFSIAVMILCIVFYNIAHRLPIIKYYNDLKTQAVNEEKEDKGDLTPELWRSTLDIFGTVKWYGFGIVSLYVVTLSIFPGYITEDVHSQLLKDWYPILLITGYNVFDLVGKSLTPVLFFDDAKVAIGACFARLLFLPLFYVCLHGPEFFRTELPVTILTCLLGLTNGYLTSLLMILGPKTVQLQHAEIAGTLLVLFLVMGLAIGSVVSWFWII
- the LOC101249752 gene encoding uncharacterized protein, which gives rise to MKTEGQGIEILENTSNVHNRLPRPMIQSIFSGFQEKVQECVKSNFKRLKIAHDKSITRGNNKGATLVIDVDKEKQLQSWKENPSWVDPPPYVKVSVPKGSLCNLNVKVNIGLPPDTVFDIVTDPENRRVFKNIKEVLSRKVLVDEGSRQVVELDQAAIWKFLWWSGTISVHVLVDQNREDYTMKFKQVKTGFMERFEGRWKVEPLLVDEHLCHPFKPKTLADYISYTKGKGRIGSTVSLEQLIQPAIVPPPPISWYLRGITAKTTEMIIIDLVAEAARIRGSSSNDGSRGLKVNEESSIESQVSDIRDIKERWALRRRTSRHHRRSSSIAK